The sequence below is a genomic window from Streptomyces sp. V1I1.
ACTGCGCCCCGACTCCCCGGCCCACGGCGAGGCCCGCCGCCAGGCGGTGCGGGAGGCGGTCCAGCGCGCCCGTGAGTACGCCGAGGCACTGGGGGCGAGGCTGGCCGCCCTGGTCGAGCTGGCCGACCTGGGTGCCGAGAACGCCGTCCCGTACGGCATGCCGCCCGCTCCCGGCGGCATGCGCATGGCCGCGTACGGCTCGGCCGAGGCCGCCGAGACGGCCCCGGCGCTCGATCTGGAACCGCAGCGCCAGACGGTCTACGCACAGGTGAACGCGCGCTTCACGATGACTCCTCCGCAGCTTTAGCGAGCGAGGTCCCCGTCATCACGCCCCGTGATCACACTGCGTTACGGACCGGCCCCTGGGTGCTGCGCACATACTTGTCATGAATGCTCATCAGAGCACCGCTGCGCACAATTCAACACTTGTCAATAACCCTTCACGTAAAGGTTGTTGAGTAGTCATGCGCGACCAATTCTCTACCCGCCGGTAAGCCCTAGGCTCGAACCATGCGCCGAGCAAAGATCGTCTGCACCCTGGGGCCCGCCACCGACTCATACGACCAGATCAAGGCACTGGTCGAAGCCGGAATGGACGTCGCCCGCTTCAACCTCAGCCACGGCACCTACGCCGAGCACGAGGAGCGCTACCAGCGCGTACGCAAAGCATCCGACGAAACAGGCCGCAGCGTCGGTATCCTCGCCGACCTTCAAGGTCCGAAGATTCGCCTCGGACGCTTCCGTGAAGGTCCCGTACTGCTTGAACGCGGCGATGAATTCACCATCACCGTCGAGGAGACGGAAGGCGACCGCCACACCTGCGGCACCACCTACCAGGGCCTCGCGGGCGATGTCACCACCGGTGAGCGCATCCTCGTCGACGACGGCAAGGTCGCCCTCGAAGTGACCGCGGTGGACGGCCCCCGGGTCCACACCACCGTCGTCGAAGGCGGCATGGTCTCCGACCACAAGGGCCTCAACCTCCCCGGCGTCGCAGTCTCCGTCCCAGCCCTCTCCGAGAAGGACATCGAGGACCTCCGCTGGGCGCTGCGCATCGGGGCCGACATCATCGCGCTCTCCTTCGTACGCAGCGGACGCGACATCGACGACGTCCACCGGATCATGGAGGAGGAGGGCCGCCGCCTCCCCGTCATCGCAAAGGTGGAGAAGCCGCAGGCCGTCGAGAACATCGACGACATCGTGGCCGCCTTCGACGGCATCATGGTCGCCCGCGGCGACCTCGGCGTCGAAATGCCACTGGAGCAGGTGCCGATCGTCCAGAAGCGCGCGATCAAGCTCGCCAAGCGCAACGCCAAGCCGGTCATCGTCGCCACCCAGATGCTCGACTCGATGATCGACAACTCCCGCCCCACACGCGCCGAGGCGTCCGACGTCGCCAACGCCGTCATCGACGGCACCGACGCCGTGATGCTCTCCGGCGAGACCAGCGTCGGCAAGTACCCGGTCGAGACGGTGAAGACGATGAGCCGCATCGTCGAGGCGGCCGAGGAAGACGTCCTCGCCAAGGGCCTGCCCCCGCTGACCGAACGCAACAAGCCCCGCACCCAGGGCGGCGCCGTGGCCCGCGCGGCCGCGGAGATGGGCGACTTCCTGGGCGCGAAGTTCCTGGTCGCCTTCACCCAGTCCGGCGACACGGTCAGGCGCCTCTCCCGCTACCGCTCACCGATCCCGCTGCTCGCCTTCACCCCGGACGCGGCCACCCGCTCCCAGCTCAATCTCACCTGGGGCGTGGAGACCTTCCTCGGCCCGCGTGTCGACTCCACGGACGCGATGGTCGCTCAGGTCGACGAGGAGCTGCTGAAGATCGGCCGCTGCGAGAAGGGTGACATCGTCGTGATCACGGCGGGCTCGCCGCCCGGCGTCCCGGGCTCGACGAACCTGGTGCGCGTCCACCACATCGGCGAGGACGACAGCCCCAAGTAGGCGGCGGGACGGGCTGTCGGGCTGGGGGATCAGTACTTCGGCCCGACGTACAGATCCATGAGAGCGACGGACGCGCGCTTGGCGACGGAGATGTTCTTCGGGTTGGCCTGCTTCCACTCGACGCCAACGTTGTCGAGAGCCTCGGTGTAGAGCTGCCGGATGTCGTCCGAGACGTTGGTGAAGAAGTACCGCGGGTACTCGTAGCGTTTCTGTGCGCCGTTGACGAGGCGGGTGGTCCAGTTCGTGATCCGACAGCCGTCGGAGTGGACCAGACCGCGGATGAACTCCCAAGGGTGCCCGTCAACGATCTCCTGCTGCCAAGGTTCAAGCGCGATCTTCCGGTCGTGCTTCTTGCCCGGCCCGTGCTGGGGGAATAGGCATGGCCAGTGCCTGCCATAGCTCGTGACCATCGCACAGCCCTGCTTCTGCAGAATGTAAACACTGCCCTCCGGGCGGACCGCCAAGATGGCGGACCGGCAGCTGTCGATCAGCCCGGGCCACGCGTCGGCGCACGCGATCCGCAGGTGGTATCCGCCGCGTGGGTGGGCGCTGATGCAACCATCGCCGAGGTAGAGGCCCAGGAGATAGGAGTACGCGGGGGCATCGTCAGGAAGTCCGCGATCGGGCAGGCATCTGGGACACGGTGGGGCTTGCATGCGTGGCAGGGGATCGATCCGCGTCCGCCACTCGCGGATTGCGGCGCGCGATATTCCGGTCTGCTTGCTTACCGAGTTCAGGCTGCGCCCTTGGGTGACGAGCGTCAGGGCTCGCTTGCGCGTATCCGGGTCGTACATGCGAACGAGCCTGGCTGGATCTTCAGGGCCCGGGAGCGGAACGGTGAAACGATCACACGTTCACGTGAACTTCAACTATTCCGACGTGACCTTGGAACCGAAGGAAAAGTGCCCCGGGTCGGACTCGAACCGACACTGTATGGGTTTTGAATCCATTGCCTGCTGCCAATTGGGCTACCGGGGCTCGCAGAATCAAAGGATGCCCCCGACCTGCTGCAGCACCACCTTACCGCAGCTGGGTAGGCTCTTGGGAGCTGTGCCTGCCCTGAACGAGGAGCTCCCGTGACCGCCCCCGACTCGCCCCAGCCCGTCGCCGACGACGACAAGTCGCATGTCCCTCCGCTGACGACCCGCGTCGTGATCGCCGAGGACGAGGCCCTCATCCGTCTCGACCTCAAAGAGATGCTGGAGGAAGAGGGCTACGCGGTCGTCGGCGAGGCCGGAGACGGGCAGCGAGCCATCGAGCTGGCCCGGGAGCACCGGCCCGATCTGGTGATTCTGGATGTGAAGATGCCCGTCCTGGACGGGATTTCCGCGGCCGAGAAGATCGCCGAGGAGTCCATCGCCCCCGTCCTGATGCTCACCGCGTTCTCGCAGCGCGATCTCGTCGAGCGGGCTCGGGACGCCGGGGCCATGGCGTATCTGGTGAAGCCGTTCAGCAAGAGTGATGTGGTGCCGGCCATCGAGATGGCGGTGTCCCGGTTCACCGAGCTGAAGGCTCTGGAGCAGGAGGTCGCCGACCTTTCGCAGCGGCTGGAGACGCGCAAGCTCGTGGACCGTGCGAAGAGCGTTCTGCAGACGCAGTACGGGCTGACGGAGCCGGCCGCGTTCCGCTGGATCCAGAAGACGTCGATGGACCGGCGGCTGTCGATGCAGCAGGTCGCCGAGGCGGTCATCGAGGACGCCGAGGAGAAGAAGGCCGCGAAGGACCAGTAGGGCATACGGAGATACGGAGAGGCCCGCACCCCGAGCTCGGGGTGCGGGCCTCTCCGTATGCGTACGGCTCAGTCCTCGCCGAGGTAGGCCTTGCGGACCGAGTCGTCGTGGAGCAGGTCCTGGCCCGTGCCGGAGAGCACGATATTGCCGATCTCCATGACATGGCCCTGGTCGGCGAGCGACAGCGCGGCCTGGGCGTTCTGCTCGACGAGCAGAATGGTGGTGCCCTGGGCCTTGAGCTCGACGATCGTCGCCATGATCTTCTGCATCATGATCGGAGAGAGACCCATGGAGGGCTCGTCGAGCATGAGCAGCTTGGGCTGGGACATCAGCGCGCGCCCCATGGCGAGCATCTGCTGCTCGCCGCCGGAGAGCGTGCCTGCGGCCTGCTTGCGACGCTCACCCAGGATGGGGAAGAGGTCGTAGGCGCGCTGGATGTCCTTCTCGATTCCGGCCTTGTCGCTGCGGAGGAAGGCGCCGAGCCGCAGGTTGTCCTCGATCGTCATGCGCGGGAAGATGTGCCGCCCCTCGGGGGAGTGGGCGAGTCCGAGCGAGACGATCTGGTGGGCCGGGGTCTTCTTCAACGACTTGCCGTTGAACTTGATCTGGCCGCCGACAGGCTTGAGAAGGCCTGAGAGGGTGCGCAGCGTGGTCGTCTTGCCGGCACCGTTGGTGCCGATGAGGGTGACGACCTCGCCGGCTTCGACGCTGAACGAGATGCCCTTGACGGCCTCGATCTTGCCGTAGGCGACGCGCAGGTCCTCGACTTCGAGAAGTGCGGTCATCAGTCGTTCTCCTTGCTGGCGGACTCGGCGGGTCCGGTGGACCCGGCTGCGCCGGTTTCGGCCGCTTCCACTTCGGCCGCTTCTTCGTCGCCGGGGGCGCCTTCGAAGGGCTCGCCGAGGTAGGCGGCGATGACGCGCTCGTCGCCCTGGACGGTCTCGCTGTCGCCTTCGACGAGCTTCTCGCCCTGGACGAGAACCGCGACGCGGTCGCACAGGTTGAAGATGAAGCGCATGTCGTGCTCGATGACGAGGACGGCGATGCCCATGTCCCGGATGGCGAAGACGAGTTCTTCAGTGGCCCGCGTCTCCTGCGGGTTCATGCCGGCCGTCGGCTCGTCGAGGAGCAGCAGGCCGGGGTCGCTGGCGAGTGCGCGCGCGATTTCGAGCTTGCGCTGTTCGCCGTACGGGAGGTTGCGGGAGAGGTGTTCCGCCTTGCCCGCGAGGCCGATGAACTCGAGGAGTTCCATGGCCCGTGCCCGGGACTTGGCTTCGGCCTTGTGGAAGCCGGGGCCGCGCAGGAGGGCGGACCAGAGGCCTTCATTGGTACGGGTGTGGCGGCCGACGAGCACATTTTCCAGAACGGTCATGTTGCCGAAGAGGCGGATGTTCTGGAAGGTTCGCGCGACGCCCGCCGCCGTGACCTTGAAGGACTTGGCGGGGAGGACGGTGCCCTTGTAGCGGACCTCGCCCTCGGTGGGGATGTAGAGACCGGTGAGGCAGTTGAAGAAGGTGGTCTTCCCCGCGCCGTTGGGGCCGATGAGGCCGACGATCTCGCCGCTGTTGACGGTGAGGTCGACCGAGCGTACGGCGGTGAGGCCGCCGAACCGCATGGTGACGCCGCGGGCGTCGAGGACCGTCTCGCCGGGCGCGGTGGCCGGGGCGGTGCCCTTCGTGGTGGTGTCGGTGGTCATGGATCAGGCCCCTGTCTTGCTGAGGACTGCGGGCGCTTCCGCGGATTCGTGGAACTCGAGCTGGCGGCGCCGGTTGGGGATGAGTCCCTCGGGCCTGAAGCGCATCAGCAGTACGAGCGCGAGGCCGAAGGCGAGGAGCTGGTAGTCGCCGAGGAACTGCAGCTTGGCCGGGATCAGGTAGAGCAGCGCGGCGCCGACGAGCGGTCCGCTGATGGTGCCCATGCCGCCGAGGACGACCGCGGCCAGCAGGAAGGCCGAGTTCGGCGGGACGACGTGGGCGAACTGGTACTGCTCCGGCGTCACGGTGTAGGTGACGTGGGCCTGGACCGTACCGGCGAGGCCGGCCAGGGTCGCACCGAGGGCGAACGCGATGAGCTTGACCCGGAAGCCGTTGATGCCCATGGCGAGCGCCGCGGTCTCGTCCTCGCGGATCGCGATCCAGGCGCGGCCGATGCGGGAGTCTCCGCTGCGGCGGAAGACCACCACGACGATCAGGGTGATCAGCAGCATCAGGAAGAAGTAGTTCGCGAACCGGCCGATGGTGATGCCGAAGATGCTGTGCTCGAGTCCGAAGTCGAAGCCGAACATCTGCAGGTTCGGGATCGACGAGATGCCGTTGGACCCGTTGGTGATGTCAGGGCCGGAGGTGCCGTCGAGGTTGTTGACGGTGATCCGGAAGATCTCACCGAAGCCGAGCGTCACGATCGCGAGGTAGTCGCCGCGCAGTCGCAGGGTCGGGGCGCCGATCAGGACGCCGAAGACCATGGACGCGGTGGCGCCGACGAGGACCGCCCCCCAGAAGGGGAGGTGGATGTCGAACGG
It includes:
- the pyk gene encoding pyruvate kinase, yielding MRRAKIVCTLGPATDSYDQIKALVEAGMDVARFNLSHGTYAEHEERYQRVRKASDETGRSVGILADLQGPKIRLGRFREGPVLLERGDEFTITVEETEGDRHTCGTTYQGLAGDVTTGERILVDDGKVALEVTAVDGPRVHTTVVEGGMVSDHKGLNLPGVAVSVPALSEKDIEDLRWALRIGADIIALSFVRSGRDIDDVHRIMEEEGRRLPVIAKVEKPQAVENIDDIVAAFDGIMVARGDLGVEMPLEQVPIVQKRAIKLAKRNAKPVIVATQMLDSMIDNSRPTRAEASDVANAVIDGTDAVMLSGETSVGKYPVETVKTMSRIVEAAEEDVLAKGLPPLTERNKPRTQGGAVARAAAEMGDFLGAKFLVAFTQSGDTVRRLSRYRSPIPLLAFTPDAATRSQLNLTWGVETFLGPRVDSTDAMVAQVDEELLKIGRCEKGDIVVITAGSPPGVPGSTNLVRVHHIGEDDSPK
- a CDS encoding ANTAR domain-containing response regulator, which encodes MTAPDSPQPVADDDKSHVPPLTTRVVIAEDEALIRLDLKEMLEEEGYAVVGEAGDGQRAIELAREHRPDLVILDVKMPVLDGISAAEKIAEESIAPVLMLTAFSQRDLVERARDAGAMAYLVKPFSKSDVVPAIEMAVSRFTELKALEQEVADLSQRLETRKLVDRAKSVLQTQYGLTEPAAFRWIQKTSMDRRLSMQQVAEAVIEDAEEKKAAKDQ
- a CDS encoding ABC transporter ATP-binding protein: MTALLEVEDLRVAYGKIEAVKGISFSVEAGEVVTLIGTNGAGKTTTLRTLSGLLKPVGGQIKFNGKSLKKTPAHQIVSLGLAHSPEGRHIFPRMTIEDNLRLGAFLRSDKAGIEKDIQRAYDLFPILGERRKQAAGTLSGGEQQMLAMGRALMSQPKLLMLDEPSMGLSPIMMQKIMATIVELKAQGTTILLVEQNAQAALSLADQGHVMEIGNIVLSGTGQDLLHDDSVRKAYLGED
- a CDS encoding ABC transporter ATP-binding protein: MTTDTTTKGTAPATAPGETVLDARGVTMRFGGLTAVRSVDLTVNSGEIVGLIGPNGAGKTTFFNCLTGLYIPTEGEVRYKGTVLPAKSFKVTAAGVARTFQNIRLFGNMTVLENVLVGRHTRTNEGLWSALLRGPGFHKAEAKSRARAMELLEFIGLAGKAEHLSRNLPYGEQRKLEIARALASDPGLLLLDEPTAGMNPQETRATEELVFAIRDMGIAVLVIEHDMRFIFNLCDRVAVLVQGEKLVEGDSETVQGDERVIAAYLGEPFEGAPGDEEAAEVEAAETGAAGSTGPAESASKEND